One genomic region from Nostoc sphaeroides encodes:
- a CDS encoding tetratricopeptide repeat protein: MALSFLKYRIAGLVSLTLLIVSISSPSLSLSPPVASKLAQSNPKTAIDWLNQGLQAIQAGRVQDAIAAFKQAAKLDPTLAPAHYNLGLAFRQTGQLQPSADAFYRATQADPKFAPAFANLGGALLEGNNLQLANDYLQRALELDPKLGFAHYNLGLVREQQGDCEKAIASFRKAIEYSKNAPEPPYHIGMCYLQQGKLDQARDAFNQAIKINPKYPEAYYNLGSILFGQRKLQEALEAFRKSAEANSNYPNAYYGAGLVFMQLQQYGDAVQVLQFARDLYNAQKNPQWAKNAEQLLQQAQNLNYQPR; this comes from the coding sequence ATGGCATTATCATTCTTGAAATATCGCATAGCAGGGTTAGTAAGTTTAACTTTGCTGATTGTTAGTATTTCCTCTCCCTCTCTTTCTCTATCTCCTCCTGTCGCCTCAAAGCTGGCACAATCTAATCCTAAAACTGCTATAGACTGGTTAAACCAAGGTTTACAGGCAATTCAGGCGGGAAGGGTACAAGATGCGATCGCCGCCTTTAAACAAGCAGCTAAATTAGATCCGACATTAGCACCAGCGCACTATAATTTAGGGTTAGCATTCAGACAAACGGGACAATTACAACCCTCTGCGGATGCATTTTATCGAGCGACGCAAGCCGATCCTAAGTTTGCGCCAGCTTTTGCTAATTTAGGTGGTGCATTGTTAGAGGGGAATAATTTACAGTTAGCTAACGATTATTTACAACGAGCCTTAGAACTCGATCCCAAACTGGGATTTGCCCACTATAACTTGGGATTGGTACGAGAACAGCAAGGAGATTGCGAAAAAGCGATCGCATCTTTTAGAAAAGCCATAGAATATAGCAAAAATGCACCAGAGCCTCCTTATCATATAGGGATGTGTTATCTCCAACAAGGCAAACTCGATCAAGCCAGAGATGCCTTTAATCAGGCAATAAAAATTAATCCTAAATATCCAGAAGCTTACTACAATCTCGGCTCAATTTTGTTTGGGCAACGCAAGTTGCAAGAGGCATTAGAGGCTTTTAGAAAATCAGCTGAAGCTAACTCTAACTATCCCAATGCTTATTATGGTGCTGGGTTAGTTTTTATGCAGTTACAGCAATATGGGGATGCAGTGCAAGTATTGCAATTTGCGAGAGATTTATATAATGCTCAGAAAAATCCTCAGTGGGCGAAAAATGCCGAGCAATTGTTGCAACAAGCACAAAATTTAAATTACCAACCTCGCTGA
- a CDS encoding elongation factor G gives MNEKVKSGSRNVAIVGPYLSGKTTLLESLLFVTGAISRKGSIKDSNTVGDSAAESRDRQMSVEVSAASTEYNGIRFTFIDCPGSVEFAQETYNALIGVDAAIVVCEPIRERVLTLAPLFKFLDDWEIPHLVFVNKMDRANIHVLETLHALKAVSSRPLVAHQYPIMNGEELTGFIDMVSEQAYQYHPGAPADPIPFPESLKEEEHTARAEMLEALANFDDHLLEELLEDIEPPQEEILKDLKMELGADLVVPVFFGVAEQDYGVRPLLEALLREAPEPETTAERRLKNIKGDTALAQVLKTYYTPQGGKLSLVRVWRGKLTDGIVLNGIRTGGIYRLMGQQQQIVNQVSAGEIVALSRLEGIKTGDTISTEQQSAIKLPKAVELEPVYALAITPEKRNDEVKLSSAITKLLEEDCSLAWEQHGDTHEVILWGQGEIHLQVALDRLRRKYNLPMTTHLPQVPYKETIRKTVASVHGRYKHQSGGHGQFGDVFLEIKPLPRGTGFNFNETIVGGVVPKQYIPGVEMGVREFLTHGPLGFPIVDLAVTLTNGSYHNVDSSEQAFKQAARLAMQTGIPQAEPTLLEPILRVDVTTPSEFTSKVLQLLSGRRGQILGYEGKNDWPGWDNVSAYLPQAEMQNFIVELRSLTLGVGSFHWEYDHLQEVPEKLAERVIQSNGNGNNGNGK, from the coding sequence ATGAACGAAAAAGTAAAATCAGGTTCGCGGAATGTTGCAATTGTCGGGCCTTATTTAAGTGGAAAAACCACTTTACTAGAAAGCTTGTTATTTGTCACAGGGGCAATTTCTCGCAAAGGGAGTATTAAAGACAGCAATACAGTGGGAGATAGTGCTGCCGAGTCGCGCGATCGCCAGATGAGTGTAGAAGTCAGCGCCGCTAGCACTGAGTATAACGGCATTCGCTTCACCTTTATTGACTGTCCGGGAAGTGTAGAATTTGCCCAAGAAACGTACAATGCTTTAATCGGAGTGGATGCGGCAATTGTAGTTTGCGAACCCATCCGCGAACGAGTCCTCACCCTAGCCCCTCTATTTAAATTCCTGGACGATTGGGAAATTCCCCACCTCGTCTTCGTCAACAAAATGGATCGGGCAAATATTCACGTTTTAGAAACGTTACACGCCCTGAAAGCAGTATCTAGCCGTCCTTTGGTGGCGCATCAATATCCCATCATGAACGGGGAAGAACTCACTGGCTTTATTGATATGGTGAGTGAACAAGCATATCAATATCATCCAGGCGCACCTGCTGATCCCATTCCCTTCCCCGAAAGTTTAAAAGAAGAAGAACATACAGCACGGGCAGAAATGCTCGAAGCTTTAGCAAATTTTGACGATCATTTACTCGAAGAACTTTTAGAAGACATCGAACCACCCCAAGAGGAAATCCTCAAAGATTTAAAAATGGAATTAGGGGCAGATTTGGTAGTGCCCGTTTTCTTTGGTGTAGCAGAACAAGATTATGGTGTTAGACCTCTATTAGAAGCTTTGTTACGGGAAGCCCCCGAACCAGAAACCACAGCAGAACGTCGTTTAAAAAACATAAAAGGTGATACAGCTTTAGCGCAGGTATTAAAAACTTACTACACTCCCCAAGGTGGCAAACTCTCTCTGGTGCGTGTTTGGCGGGGCAAATTAACTGATGGCATTGTCCTCAATGGCATTCGCACTGGTGGAATTTACCGCCTCATGGGACAACAACAGCAGATAGTTAACCAAGTTAGTGCTGGTGAAATTGTCGCATTGAGCCGTTTAGAAGGAATCAAGACAGGCGATACAATCTCCACAGAACAGCAGTCGGCAATCAAATTACCCAAAGCTGTAGAGTTGGAACCAGTGTATGCTCTGGCTATTACACCAGAAAAGCGCAACGATGAAGTTAAACTAAGTAGCGCTATCACCAAGTTATTAGAAGAAGACTGTTCACTTGCTTGGGAACAACACGGCGATACTCACGAAGTTATCTTGTGGGGACAAGGCGAGATTCATTTGCAAGTCGCCCTAGACAGACTGCGCCGTAAATATAACTTGCCAATGACAACCCACTTGCCGCAAGTGCCTTACAAAGAAACCATCCGCAAAACAGTGGCTTCAGTACATGGCCGCTACAAACATCAAAGCGGTGGTCACGGACAGTTTGGTGATGTTTTTCTCGAAATCAAGCCTTTACCACGCGGTACAGGTTTCAACTTTAATGAAACCATTGTCGGCGGCGTGGTTCCTAAACAGTACATCCCTGGCGTAGAAATGGGCGTGCGGGAATTTTTGACACATGGGCCTTTGGGCTTTCCAATAGTGGATTTGGCAGTAACTCTGACTAATGGTTCCTATCACAACGTTGATAGTTCCGAACAAGCCTTTAAACAAGCTGCCCGATTGGCAATGCAAACGGGAATACCCCAAGCGGAACCTACCCTATTAGAACCAATTCTGCGGGTGGATGTTACCACACCGAGCGAATTTACCTCCAAAGTGTTGCAACTGTTGAGTGGTAGACGGGGGCAAATTTTAGGCTATGAGGGTAAAAACGATTGGCCGGGCTGGGATAATGTCTCTGCATATTTGCCACAAGCAGAGATGCAAAACTTTATTGTAGAACTGCGATCGCTCACCTTGGGTGTTGGTTCCTTCCACTGGGAATATGACCATCTCCAGGAAGTACCAGAAAAACTCGCCGAACGCGTCATTCAAAGCAATGGCAATGGTAATAACGGCAACGGCAAGTAA
- a CDS encoding calcium-binding protein, producing MRILFTIAHFFKPSGEGRHASQRKDPQPRLQALTNSLTALHQLFGKSQSIINIAQRIAFAANQPQSHELDIVICTTQDNHLLNQLTLPSHLYKHHSTNVEPLLLGFECQAVLQSCLGQYDYYCFLEDDLIIHDPWFFIKLNWFTQQAGDLNLLQPNRYEISPYALVHKAYIDGDLALRVTAPFQNVQEQQELKGTIMNSPITFCRALNPHAGCYFLNANQMNYWANQTYFLDRDISFVGPLESAATLGIMKTFRIYKTSPEQASFLEIQHSGTGFLGLIGGQVSLAPEVNRI from the coding sequence ATGCGAATTCTTTTTACCATTGCCCATTTTTTCAAACCTAGCGGTGAGGGTCGTCATGCTTCCCAACGCAAAGACCCGCAACCCCGCTTGCAGGCGTTAACTAATAGCCTGACTGCCTTACACCAATTATTTGGTAAATCTCAAAGTATCATTAACATTGCTCAACGAATAGCTTTTGCTGCTAACCAGCCGCAGTCGCACGAACTAGATATTGTTATTTGTACAACCCAAGATAATCATCTTTTAAATCAGCTTACCTTACCATCCCATTTATATAAGCATCATTCTACTAATGTAGAACCTCTGCTTTTGGGGTTTGAATGCCAAGCTGTTCTGCAAAGTTGTCTCGGTCAGTATGATTATTACTGCTTCTTGGAAGATGACTTAATTATCCATGATCCTTGGTTTTTTATAAAATTAAATTGGTTTACCCAACAAGCGGGTGATTTAAATTTGCTCCAGCCAAATCGTTATGAAATCTCCCCTTATGCTTTGGTTCATAAAGCTTACATTGATGGGGATTTGGCTTTAAGAGTAACTGCTCCCTTTCAAAATGTGCAGGAGCAACAGGAACTCAAAGGTACAATTATGAATTCACCAATTACCTTTTGTCGTGCCCTAAATCCTCATGCGGGCTGCTATTTTTTGAATGCAAATCAGATGAATTATTGGGCTAATCAAACTTATTTCCTTGACCGGGATATTAGTTTTGTTGGGCCTTTAGAAAGTGCTGCCACCTTGGGAATTATGAAGACATTTCGGATTTACAAAACCTCACCAGAGCAAGCAAGTTTTTTGGAGATTCAGCACTCTGGAACTGGATTTCTAGGGCTAATTGGAGGACAGGTGAGTTTAGCACCAGAGGTAAATAGAATTTAA
- a CDS encoding Uma2 family endonuclease, with protein sequence MVTLQLRQLSVPPGHRVILHDVSWQEFEAILEELGDHRASRLAYSQGTLEMRMPLPKHEKAKVIIGDLVKILLEELKIDCETFGSTTFKREDMAFGVEPDDSFYIQNHAQMIGKERIDLTIDPPPDLAIEVDVTSKTQLDAYQALRVPELWRYEDSKLQINILQDGKYIESEISSTFGNLPIVEVIPRFVEQSQTLGRSPTLRAFRQWVRKQIIQT encoded by the coding sequence ATGGTAACACTTCAATTACGACAATTAAGTGTTCCGCCGGGACATAGAGTAATACTCCACGATGTTAGCTGGCAAGAATTTGAAGCGATTTTAGAAGAACTTGGCGACCATCGAGCCTCTCGATTGGCTTACAGCCAAGGAACTTTGGAGATGAGAATGCCATTACCGAAGCATGAGAAAGCCAAAGTCATCATTGGTGATTTGGTAAAAATTCTGCTGGAGGAGTTAAAAATTGACTGTGAAACATTTGGCTCAACCACCTTTAAACGTGAAGATATGGCTTTTGGTGTAGAGCCTGATGATTCTTTCTACATTCAAAATCATGCTCAAATGATTGGTAAAGAGCGAATAGACTTGACGATTGATCCGCCACCCGACTTAGCAATTGAAGTTGATGTTACCTCCAAAACTCAACTGGATGCTTACCAAGCATTGCGAGTTCCTGAACTGTGGCGATATGAAGATAGTAAGCTACAAATTAATATTCTTCAGGATGGCAAATACATTGAGTCTGAAATTAGTTCTACTTTTGGCAACTTGCCCATTGTTGAAGTAATTCCCCGATTTGTCGAACAGAGCCAAACTTTAGGTAGAAGTCCAACGCTTAGAGCATTTCGTCAATGGGTAAGAAAGCAAATCATCCAAACTTAA
- a CDS encoding phosphate-starvation-inducible PsiE family protein — protein MQKRQKSRFLFSDRWLDRHSIVRNMEAFQDLIVIVLCLGLFAVMLIQLWGIAIAITQPLDYKHVTAKILFVLILVELFRLLMVYLQEHSISVGVAVEVTIVSLLREIVVHGALEISWVNTLAICGLLFVLGGLLVVCAKTPHMDCMSANTKFCPVVYRGGRERQNELEFQYSRQCDENQPLG, from the coding sequence ATGCAAAAGCGCCAGAAAAGTCGATTTTTATTTAGCGATCGCTGGCTCGACCGGCACTCAATTGTTCGCAACATGGAAGCCTTTCAAGACTTAATTGTGATTGTCTTGTGTTTGGGATTGTTCGCCGTCATGCTGATCCAATTGTGGGGGATAGCGATCGCCATAACGCAGCCACTAGACTATAAACATGTGACTGCAAAAATACTATTTGTGTTGATTTTAGTCGAGTTATTCCGACTATTAATGGTCTATTTGCAAGAACATAGTATCTCTGTAGGAGTCGCAGTTGAGGTGACAATTGTATCTCTACTACGAGAGATAGTAGTTCACGGAGCGCTGGAAATTTCTTGGGTTAATACACTTGCAATTTGTGGTTTGTTATTTGTTCTGGGTGGACTACTCGTAGTCTGTGCTAAAACGCCACACATGGATTGTATGAGTGCTAATACTAAGTTTTGTCCAGTTGTTTATAGAGGAGGTAGAGAACGGCAAAATGAGTTGGAATTCCAGTATTCACGTCAATGTGATGAGAATCAACCGCTTGGATAA
- a CDS encoding class I SAM-dependent methyltransferase, giving the protein MKFAQNLRPRQGLLKVLTLVFLVSVSVMPLNVLANESKEPTFNSTTTLQTILTSSHRSEQNRLRDKYRHPTQTLQFFGLRPNMTVVELWPGGGWYTEILAPFLASKGQLIVTNLADASKPTLAFQEKLAGNPEVFGQVKVAQINPPNELTLAPENSVDLVVTFRNIHNWVKAGYAEQVYAAAYKALKPGGILGVEEHRALEGISLEDSIKTGYMSEDGVIAAVEKAGFKLVGKSEINANPKDTKDYPGGVWTLPPTLIQGQKDRQRFLNIGESDRMTLKFVKPKAP; this is encoded by the coding sequence ATGAAATTTGCACAAAATCTCAGGCCCCGCCAAGGCTTACTGAAAGTCCTGACTCTAGTTTTCCTCGTATCAGTATCTGTAATGCCCCTTAATGTTCTAGCCAACGAGAGCAAAGAACCGACATTCAACAGCACAACCACGCTCCAAACCATACTCACCAGCAGTCATCGTTCAGAGCAGAATCGCCTCCGAGACAAGTACCGCCATCCAACCCAGACTTTGCAATTCTTCGGTCTGCGCCCAAATATGACCGTAGTTGAATTGTGGCCAGGGGGCGGTTGGTATACCGAGATATTAGCCCCATTCCTAGCGTCCAAGGGACAACTTATAGTTACTAACTTGGCTGACGCGAGTAAACCCACTTTGGCTTTCCAAGAAAAACTAGCAGGTAATCCAGAGGTTTTTGGTCAGGTCAAAGTAGCCCAAATCAATCCGCCAAATGAGCTTACCCTAGCCCCAGAAAACTCTGTAGACCTAGTTGTTACCTTCCGCAATATTCACAACTGGGTTAAAGCAGGCTATGCCGAGCAGGTTTATGCGGCGGCTTACAAAGCACTCAAGCCAGGGGGTATTCTGGGAGTGGAAGAACACCGCGCCCTTGAGGGGATTTCTTTAGAAGATAGTATTAAAACTGGCTATATGTCTGAAGATGGGGTAATTGCTGCTGTAGAAAAAGCTGGCTTTAAATTGGTAGGCAAATCAGAGATTAACGCCAACCCAAAAGATACCAAGGACTATCCGGGCGGAGTTTGGACACTACCTCCAACCTTAATCCAAGGTCAAAAAGACAGGCAACGCTTCCTCAACATTGGAGAGAGCGATCGCATGACCCTTAAGTTCGTTAAACCCAAAGCTCCCTAA
- a CDS encoding glycosyltransferase family 4 protein, translating into MKILFLHPNFPSQFRNLATVLGKDPNCQVVFGTNRPEGEIPGVFKAIYTPSREAAPQTHHYVRNLENAVLTAQAVYRVAEKLKAEGFIPDIVYGHSGWGPTLFMKDVFPKAELLCYFEWFYHAHGSDADFDPSEPLNADDECRIRVKNAPILTDLYSCDRGLSPTNWQRQQFPKEYHSKLTVIHDGVDTKYFVPKPGAKLVLPRINLDLSHVEELVTYVGRGMEPYRGFPQFMETVALLQQRRPKCHVVVVGEDRVAYGKNLPDGQTYKQLMLEKLESSLDLSRLHFTDRLPYNEYLQVLQASSAHVYLTRPFVLSWSMLEVMAAGCLLVASKTAPVLEVLQDGVNGLLVDFFSPHNIANRVEEALNNPQEMQAIRANARETILKRYDLAKLLPQHLQWMFAGKSSDSLKKRSVSKGFGKSH; encoded by the coding sequence ATGAAAATCTTATTTTTACATCCAAATTTTCCCTCGCAATTTCGCAACCTCGCGACAGTTTTAGGTAAAGATCCTAATTGCCAAGTCGTCTTTGGGACAAATCGCCCTGAAGGCGAAATACCTGGCGTTTTTAAAGCTATTTACACTCCTTCTCGTGAAGCTGCTCCCCAAACCCACCACTACGTTCGCAATCTGGAAAATGCTGTTCTCACCGCACAGGCTGTCTATCGCGTGGCAGAAAAATTAAAAGCTGAGGGTTTCATTCCAGATATAGTTTATGGTCATTCTGGTTGGGGGCCGACTTTGTTTATGAAAGATGTTTTCCCTAAAGCAGAATTATTGTGTTATTTCGAGTGGTTTTACCATGCTCACGGTTCCGATGCAGATTTTGATCCCAGTGAACCACTAAATGCTGATGATGAATGCCGCATCAGGGTCAAAAATGCGCCGATTTTGACTGATTTATATAGCTGCGATCGCGGTCTTTCTCCAACGAATTGGCAGCGTCAGCAATTTCCCAAAGAATATCATAGCAAACTCACTGTAATTCATGATGGTGTTGATACCAAATATTTTGTCCCAAAACCAGGCGCAAAATTAGTTTTACCTAGAATAAATCTCGACCTCTCCCATGTGGAAGAGTTGGTAACTTATGTGGGACGGGGGATGGAACCTTATAGAGGTTTTCCGCAGTTTATGGAAACGGTGGCGCTACTTCAACAGCGAAGACCTAAGTGCCATGTGGTAGTTGTGGGAGAAGATAGGGTAGCTTATGGGAAAAATCTTCCTGATGGGCAGACTTATAAACAATTAATGTTAGAAAAATTAGAATCATCTTTAGATTTATCGAGGCTGCACTTTACAGATAGGCTTCCTTATAATGAGTATCTTCAGGTTTTGCAAGCTTCTTCTGCTCATGTTTATTTAACTCGTCCTTTTGTTTTATCCTGGTCAATGTTAGAAGTAATGGCAGCAGGATGTTTACTAGTAGCTTCTAAGACTGCACCAGTATTGGAAGTCTTACAGGATGGGGTGAATGGACTGCTGGTAGATTTCTTTTCTCCCCATAATATTGCTAATCGGGTTGAAGAGGCGCTAAATAATCCTCAAGAAATGCAAGCAATTCGGGCGAATGCGCGAGAGACAATTCTGAAGCGTTATGATTTGGCGAAACTGTTACCACAGCATTTACAATGGATGTTCGCTGGTAAAAGTTCTGATAGTTTAAAAAAGCGCTCAGTTTCTAAAGGATTTGGCAAAAGTCATTAG
- a CDS encoding methylenetetrahydrofolate reductase produces MHHTHSPTAFHRAVEAGEFLVTAEVAPPKGGDPAHMIQMAATLKGRVHAVNVTDGSRAVLRMSSLMASVILSQNGIEPICQIACRDRNRIGLQADLMGAHALGIRNILALTGDPVKAGDHPDAKAVFDLEAVRLLQLIRKMNQGVDCNEKPLTDGALDLFVGAAVDPQCKSWSGLQSRFERKIEAGAQFFQSQLITDFERLEKFMDNIAAGYKKPILAGIFLLKSAKNAQFINRCVPGVNIPQHIIDRLAKAKDPFEEGIKIAAEQVQIARQLCQGVHMMAVKREDAIAPILDLAGVAPVNQLVSK; encoded by the coding sequence ATGCATCACACCCATAGCCCCACAGCCTTCCACAGAGCTGTCGAAGCAGGTGAATTTCTAGTTACCGCCGAGGTAGCACCGCCGAAAGGGGGAGATCCAGCGCACATGATTCAAATGGCGGCGACTCTTAAGGGAAGGGTTCATGCTGTCAATGTTACTGATGGTAGCCGCGCAGTATTACGGATGTCTTCGTTGATGGCGTCGGTGATTTTGTCACAAAACGGTATAGAGCCGATTTGTCAAATTGCTTGCCGCGATCGCAACCGCATCGGTTTACAAGCTGATTTAATGGGCGCTCATGCTTTAGGTATCCGTAACATTTTAGCTTTGACTGGCGACCCAGTAAAAGCAGGTGATCATCCAGATGCCAAAGCAGTGTTTGACTTAGAAGCGGTGCGACTGCTGCAACTGATTCGGAAGATGAATCAAGGCGTTGATTGCAACGAGAAACCTTTGACTGATGGAGCGTTAGATTTATTTGTTGGTGCAGCAGTAGATCCGCAATGTAAAAGTTGGTCGGGTTTGCAAAGTCGATTTGAACGCAAAATCGAAGCCGGAGCGCAGTTTTTTCAAAGTCAATTGATTACAGATTTTGAGCGCCTAGAAAAGTTCATGGATAACATTGCTGCTGGCTATAAAAAACCGATTTTGGCAGGAATTTTTCTGTTAAAATCGGCAAAAAATGCCCAGTTTATTAATAGATGTGTCCCGGGTGTAAATATTCCCCAACATATTATTGATAGATTGGCAAAAGCCAAAGATCCTTTTGAAGAAGGGATAAAAATTGCCGCCGAGCAAGTGCAAATAGCACGGCAATTGTGTCAAGGTGTCCACATGATGGCGGTGAAGCGAGAAGATGCGATCGCGCCAATTCTAGATTTGGCTGGGGTTGCTCCAGTTAATCAGTTGGTATCTAAGTAA
- the trpS gene encoding tryptophan--tRNA ligase, with the protein MGKQRVLSGVQPTGNYHLGNYLGAIRNWVEGQSEYENYLFVADLHAITVPHDPKQLAADTYTLAALYLACGLDLNHSTIFVQSHVSAHSELTWLLNCITPLNWLQDMIQFKEKAVKQGENVSAGLLDYPVLMAADILLYQADKVPVGEDQKQHLELTRDIAARLNHQFGKPDQPILKLPDPLIRKEGARVMSLADGTRKMSKSDPSELSRISLLDSPEQIQYKIKRCKTDPIRGLTFDDPARPECNNLLTLYTLLSGKRKEDVAVECQDMGWGQFKPLLTDTIIESLKPIQEKYQSITADKGYLESVLRDGGEKARAIANQTLSQVKTALGYSLPL; encoded by the coding sequence ATGGGCAAGCAACGTGTTCTTTCTGGAGTTCAACCAACCGGCAATTATCATCTAGGTAACTATTTGGGAGCCATTCGCAACTGGGTAGAAGGTCAGAGCGAATACGAAAATTACCTTTTTGTGGCTGATTTGCACGCAATAACAGTGCCACATGATCCGAAACAATTGGCAGCTGATACCTACACCCTTGCTGCTCTCTATCTAGCTTGTGGTCTTGATTTAAATCACTCCACCATCTTTGTACAATCCCACGTTTCGGCCCACAGTGAACTCACCTGGTTGCTCAACTGCATTACACCCTTAAACTGGCTGCAAGACATGATCCAGTTTAAGGAAAAGGCTGTCAAACAAGGAGAAAATGTCAGTGCAGGTTTATTGGATTACCCTGTGCTAATGGCAGCTGATATTTTGCTTTACCAAGCTGATAAAGTACCAGTGGGTGAAGATCAAAAGCAACATTTGGAATTGACACGGGATATTGCAGCTAGGTTAAATCACCAATTTGGCAAACCAGATCAACCAATTCTGAAGTTACCAGACCCTTTGATTCGTAAGGAAGGGGCAAGGGTGATGAGTTTGGCGGACGGTACACGCAAAATGTCAAAGTCTGATCCTTCTGAGTTAAGCCGAATCAGTTTGCTAGATTCACCAGAACAGATTCAATACAAGATTAAGCGTTGTAAAACCGATCCCATTCGTGGGTTGACTTTCGACGATCCAGCGCGTCCAGAGTGTAATAACTTATTAACGCTGTATACATTGCTTTCTGGGAAGAGAAAGGAAGATGTCGCCGTTGAATGTCAGGATATGGGTTGGGGACAATTCAAGCCATTATTGACGGACACGATAATTGAGTCCTTGAAACCAATTCAAGAAAAATATCAGTCCATAACGGCGGACAAAGGCTATTTGGAATCTGTGTTGCGGGATGGAGGGGAAAAAGCTAGAGCGATCGCAAATCAAACTTTATCACAAGTAAAAACTGCTTTAGGTTACTCTCTTCCTTTATAA